The genomic DNA CTCTGCGAAGAGAAAGCAATAAGATGGGAAGCAAACCTTCAGCGATGACGACGAGCCTGATGATGACGAAGAGCTAGCTGAAGAGTATGCCTCGCTAACAGATGAACAAATGCTCGAGAAAGCCAGTGTAGCCGTACAGTCTGAAATTGGTGTCAAGCATCCAGTGATATATGATGTCTATAACCTTTGCGAAATGGCATTTGAAAACAgacttttatttttaagatgCTCAGGGAAATGTGCAAGCATTTTGAAATCCCATCTAACTTAAGAGACACCAAATCAAGTTTGGTTAAGAAACTATCACATTGTGAAATGGTCGCCGAGGATTGCTCATGcatgaaagttttcaaagaactatttttgttaattaaaatttcacagATTGGTCCATGGTGACATTCGTGACGGTTTGGATTGTTTGGATTCTGGATCATGCGTATCAGACCTTAAGGAAGGAACAGTCGGATGaagtgataaaaatataaagattttaaaagatttaGATTTATTAGAGCTTTCTGAAACGCCAAGACCGAAAAAGGATACTGAATAGAATATGTCCTTCTTCTATGAGATGGGGTTTGGGACTGCCTAAggttttgtggaaaaaaattaatctacaGAAAACTTATCCGTGACCTTTTAGGTGAACTTTTTAGTTCTGGTCAAATCTTAAATCGTAGACGACTATTTGGAAACTTATCGACGTGGACGAAGGATCAAGAAGGAAGTTAAATAACATAGTTCAGTACGCCAATGGTTACTACTAACAAACCTGACGTTGCATGACGCATGAGTTAAGTTACCAAGTTATCAACACTACTTTGCGACctgcgtaagagttgctcgaggccgcgcctcgagcaactcctacgcatctttcgtgctctccaaacttcccgcgtgcttaatatctcgatgaacgcacagctgacgtatgaaccaattgttttataacattttcaacccgatggaaaatgtttttttctcgagggatttgtttgctgacggCATGAGCGTGCACAATGGTAATATAAAGCACACTCGCGCGTTTGAATTCGATTAGACgaatttactagctatgttataattaacaattggttcatacgtcagcgtgcgttcatcgagataggaagcacgcgggaagtttggagagcatgaaagatgcgtaagagtcgCTCGAGGCGTCGCCAAGATGCGTAAGATGCGTAAAAGTTGTTCGAGGCcacgcctcgagcaactcctacgcatctttcgtgctctccaaacttcccgcgtgcttcatatctcgatgaacgcacagctgacgtatgaaccaattattttataacattttcaacccgatggaaaatgtttttttctcgagggatttgtttgctgacggcatgagcgtgcacaatagtaatatgaagcacactcgcgcaattgaatttgattagacaaatttactagctatgttagAATtcacaattggttcatacgtcagcgtgtgttcatcgagataggaagcacgcgggaagtttgcgtaagagttgctcgaggccacgcctcgagcaactcttacacatcttaTGCATCTGGGcgacgcctcgagcaactcttacgcatctttcgtgctctccaaacttcccttGTGCTTCATATCacgatgaacgcacgctgacgtacgaaccaattgttttataacattttcaacccgatggaaaattttttttcgcgagggatttgtttgctgacgtcatgagcgtgcacactaggaatatgaagcacgctcgcgcaattgaatttgatgagacaaatttactagctatgttcTAATATTATTTGATTACATGCCACATACATCAACTGAAAAGGACTTCACTTTAAGTACCACGAATACGAAAACTTCGACTTAGTGTTATTCTGAATAAACCTGAACTTCGTCATAGCTATCCTGCCTCTGAGGTTTTTTCCCCTTCCTCATTAACTGAGTGAGACACGAAACAATCGGTCACCTAGAGCTAAGAGTCAACTTTCGGCGGctttatttttctaaatggaGATAACGATTTTTCTTAacttaatgatgttttatcCCATTACGGgttttaaaaaagcttttatggaCTCAAATCACTCGTCAAACATAAGTTGGCTGTATAAGTTTCAGCTATTCTACAAGTTCGCCGAAACCACAAcatgtttttgtattttcatgCTCTTCTACCCTATTTTAGTCAGTCTGGATAAAAATATCGTGTGAAAAGAAGTTGGAATTTTGCGCTGAGCCGAGATAAAAAGTTGCATATTTCAGGTTATGACGTCAGCGTCAAAGAGGcgtcaaacaaaaaaaaatttgtatcgaaaaaaacataatttaagtGCTTTGTTCTCATAAAGGGTTGATATAATtatgcaaagcaaaaaaaaacctcaaggTCGAGATTTGTGAAAAGACGAGCTCGGCACTTTGTGCCATTTTTGTTATTTGGTGTTGATACAAACTGGCGTTTGAGCGCTGAAGCGATTTTcgcttagaaaaaaattatttttctatatCTGCAAAAACCAAGGTGATTTCGATTATTTTTAGACTAAAGTAGATTCctgggcaaagtttgaaagaaacaCACTGGACCAATTTTAGAGAGACTGCGGAGCCTGCAAAGTTGGCTTGCTCTTGGTAAGTTTATCATCATtaacattttgttgaagagCTCTCCCCAGAATGAAAATTATCGTCGCAGGCATTAATCGTTGGGATGAATTAGTGCATAAAGCTACAGGTCTTTAAGGTGCttggtttctgtgtttttacATTGAATATACTTCACTCTCAAAGAGCATCCCAGTACTAGGGAGTACAATGATATCTTTGGTATGACGGGGAAACCTTAGGAAAAGCGTAGGGTGAGTTACAATCGCTCACATGGAAAGCAGTGATACGTCTTGAGGCTTATGTCACTTTTGGGgaacgtttttgttttaaattattcttaTGCGAGGTTAAGAGCCCTGAATCAGTGCAAGTCAAGTTAATTGCTACTGAAATTAAGATCCAGTTTACTATACTTCTAGAAAACTTTGAGCAGGACTTCAGACTTTTAACGAATGATTTGTCAAACTCATTTAAAACGAAAGAATCTATGGCACAGGACTATTCAGATAACAACAGAAGTCGAAAATTTGAACATGAACCATTTATTACAGTCATGCTGCGGTCCATTCTTCATTGGACAAAATTTCCAGACAAcatttccaaattatttctaaacaaaaagaaaaggaacgaATGTTTTCCGCTCACACTACAACGGTCGTCAAAGGCGGTGGACAGATTTAGATGGAGCTTAATCATGGGCATACCAAGCGCTTAATTAAACCgccaaaaaaatgaaagagtatTGATATCTTTATTGTTATCGTTTTCATTAGCTAGATGGATATagagatttttctttacttaatgaTTTTTTATCCCATTacgaatttgaaaaaagctgttTTGGACTCAAATCACTCGTCAAACATAACTTGGCCGTATaagtttcgtttattttttagaCCGCTCCATGTGCACCGTAAGGTCGAATTTTCGAAAGTACACGCAATTTCATGGCCAGCTATTCTAGAAGTTCGCCGAAACCACAACATGTTTTTATATTTGCATACTCCTCTACCCTATTTTAATCAGTCTGGATAAAAAATATCGTGGGAAAGAGGTTGAAATTTTGCGCTGAGCCGAGATAAAAAGTTGCATATTTCCGGTCATGACGGTAGCATCAAAGTAGGTGTCAAACAaaattgcattgaaaaaaacCGTTACGTACTTTGTTCTCATTTAAATCAAAGGGTTGATCTAAAtatgcaaagcaaaaaaaaccctcaaactcgaattttgtgaaaagaaatttgatgttCGTTATTGATAAAAACTAGCGCTGAAGCGATTTTCGCtcaggaaaaaattattctgCTATATTTGCAAAAACCAAGGTGGTTTCGATTACTTTTAGACTAAAGTAGATTCCTAGGCAAAGTTTGATAGAAATCCATTTTTGGACCCGAAACGCACTGGACCGCTTTTAAGTTGGCTTGCTCTTGGTAAGTTTATCATCGTtaacattttgttgaagagCCCTCGccataataaaaattattctcgCAAGTATTAATCAAAGGGATGAATAAGCGCTTAAAGTGACGGATCTTCAAGGTGCTTGGTTTCTGTGTTTGTACATTGAATGCGCTTCACACTCAAGGTGCATATCTATGGTATGACAGAGAAACCTTAGGAAAAGCGTAGGCTGAGTTACAATCATACTCATGGAAGGCAGTGATACGTTTAGAGGCTTATGTCACTAATCATGTCAGAAATTATTCTTATGCGAGGTTAAGGGCCCCGGACTAGTGCAAGTCAAATTAAATACGATTGAAATTAAGGTCCAGTTTACTATACTCCTGGAAAACTTTGAGCAGGACTTCAGACTTTAAATGAATGATTGCTCAAACTTATTTAGAACGAAAGAATCTTTGGCGCGGAACTATTCAGTTAACAActgaagtaaaatatttgaaaaagaaccattaattaaaattatactGCGGTCCATTCTTCGTTGGACAAAATTTCCAGACAACATTTCAAAActatttctaaacaaaaaaaaaacgcaacgAATGTTTTCCACTCACGCTACAACGTTCATCAGCGGCGGCAGACAGATTTGGATGGACCTTAATCGTGGGCATACCAAGAGCTTAATTAAACCGCCAAAAAATTGAAGGAGCATTGATGTTAACGTGGCTAGCTCAGATAATTTGTCCTCTTGAAAAACCATGTttatttttggaatcgcttgacatttctaaacaaacactCTAATACTCTTCAGAGGTTTCAAGGAACCATTTGGTGGCACTTTggagaaaatttctgactgccgggcattaGCCTTTcgagaccgtgcccggcagtcTGATCAGAAACATCGACAACCGAGCAACATCATGGTGTGCCCAAGCTcgaagaatttgtttactaaAATACCaagttaatttttggaatcgcttaaCATTTCTAAGCAAACATCTCATGTTCCtacgaagtttgaaagaaccttaaTTTCGGTGAAATTACTGTGAAAAATTCAGACTGCCAGGTATTTCGTCCTCTTGAGAGGTCATTacacctacaaccacctacaaccacctacaaccacctacaatcacctacaaccacctacaaccacctaaatcgacctaaaaccacctaaaaccacctacaatcacctacaaccacctacaaccacctacacCAACCACCTTCAGAATactattttaatcattttgtaacaattttgttgacaaatgtAAATACACACAGGAAATGTTGTCTTGTTTTGCGGGTTCCCATccataacaaaaattaataccCCTGAAAATTAAGTCACTATCTGCGACATTTGCCCATCCAATGGCTCGCATGACCAgggaaaaacagaaagaaaattgtttacacAAGAGCAGCACCAAGAGCCTTAAGGCTTTTCGAGTAATACGTAGACTACGTTTCCGAGGTATTTCCGGGCATTTAGTCATATGGTTTTCGAAAATCTCCattttcaacttgttttctttccacagagttttgaaatttatttggaaATGCagttcaaaactttcaaaacaagtcCCCTTTTATTCAGCGTGGTGAATAGAGGGCTCTTGAGAAATTTGAAATCCTCTCGTTTCAAAATACGACATCTGTCTTATtatagagaaagatttttttgtatattttgaaaTCTCTCATAACCTATTCGCTCGTGCAGAAGATATGACTTGCAAATAGAAAAGAACGGCAATATTACCGGTATCTTGGTGAATTTCTGTATGAGACAAAGTTGCAAGGTAAGCTACATAGAGTTGCAGCTTCCTCAAATTTTTATCGCACAAAAATTGTGGAAACTCCATTCGGAATGAAAAGTTGGTTCCACACCGCTTCCTCAAATAATTGAGAGATATTGTTCACCCGTTATTTGGTTTCTATCTAAAGGGAGCCTGGAAGTCAACAGGCTCACCTAAGCAAGGTGATCAATTTTGGCCGGCAGCGCGTAAATTTCCTGCGCAAAATTTTAGACAAAAACATCGGTAGGAACCGCTGCCATGGCAACTATGCCAAGAAAATTAAACGTTCATAAAAGTAGAGAAAGGAAAACTCGACACTCTCCGAGCGTAAAGCTTATTCAATGACGGGTATCCTGATTATTCACCGTTTTGTTTTAGGCTATATTATTTTAGGCTATATAAAAGTTATGAGGTTCTTCAAACGCCGTGACTTACTGGATTTAATGTAAGTTTACAACTCTTCGATAGCAAGTTGGTTCTGGAATCCTGGAACAACATGCAAAGATGTTTGACTATTGCGTTAAACGTGCTAATAATAATGGCTAAGTATTTTGTAGGTCTCAAGTGATGGCACCAAAAGGCGGTTACAGGAAAATTCCTGGTGATGAAGATAATGAAGTCAGTTTTGTATCTTCACTTTTTTATCGTTGGATGAACGGAGTCCTTAAGGAGGGCAGTCAGAGACCTTTGgatcaaaatgactttttaccCTTGTCAGACGAGAACTCTGGCCGTTTTGTCACCGACAAGCTTCAAAAAAGCTGGGAAAGCGAGAAACATCATTGCAAGATAAATGGGAAAAGGCCCAAACTTTGGAGAAGCGTGTTTTATATGCTTTCTGTCAAagatgttatcatcattttgacgGGGAATATATTGTTTGCAACTTCTCGCcttctctttccactgtttctcGGGTATCTTGTTTCTAAGCTTATGTCAACTGAGGCAGAAAATACTTATCGGCTCTACGCCTGCGCATTAGCTATGTGTCTAAATGGTTTGATCGGTAATCTTAGTATGCACCAGCAAGACTACAGATGTGAAATATTGGGAATCAAAATAGGAAGCGCCCTGAGGGGACTGGTGTACCACAAGGTAGGCACGATTCTAAAGAGCATTCTATGCAGTTGTCGAAGGCTTAACTGATTTTTCTAACACCCTAAACATCCCAAATTAAGCCGAACAAACGTGAACACATTTATCTATCCGATATAGAATGGTTTTTTTCTACAAATCTGATCGATTGCTATCGGCTTATGCCATATGGAGACCCAGGAGGAGAGGAttattcaatttcatttctggTTGCTTCTTTTTCGAGAACAAGCAATCCTGCtctctaacaaaaaaaattgaagaaacaaaCAGTTGTTTAGCCTGCAGTAAACGGGGAAGCAGGCTACAGAAACCATAACGTACGTATACGGCCGTGCTTCTGAACGATATTCAAAATGGCGCCTGAGTTGTCGCTCTTTTAACACATCTAAAGATAATTTGTAGAGCTTTGAATACTCTCGTCTCGAAACGGAGCCACGGATATCTTAATGCAGGACATTAAAATAATATGGTTTATGGAACAGACTTCTTCTTTAATGTCTAATCTCTACCTTCTTTCAGACGCTTCTACTCAGCAAGCAGACGTTACTGAAATTCACTGCAGGACGCTTATTTGACCTGATATCCAATGATGTTAAAAGAATGGAAGAAGAGACAGTCAAGTTTTTTGCCTTAGCTGTTTTCGCAGTTCCTGCTTATGCAGCGGCAATATTCCTTatctacaatttgattggttggcaGGCTGTTACGGGTGTGTTCTTCCTGTGTATTCTCATGCCATACTATGCCGTCTTGTCCTATGTTAATGGTAAGCTGCGCTTGCGCACAGCTACAGTGTCGGATCAGCGAATCTCCCTAATGAATCAAGTAGTTTCCGGGATCCGCGCGGTTAAAACGCATGCATGGGAAGACGAATATGAACGAAAGATAAAACATGTGAGAAGGTAaggtaaattatattttttaatcagaagTAGGCTCAAACAAATACTTTATTCATTCCCGTAAATTTTGACCCTTATTATTCAAAACTGGGAAATATATAGCCACAAATCTGTTTCGTCTCCACTGAGAGCTTTATTAGCTAGGCTGTTTAAATATACCCCCTTATCACCAAAAGGGAGATCTTTGGACCGCTGTATGAGCCAATTAGAATGCCTCTTTTCACAAAGAATAAGTGTCTCATGTAACCCATTCCATAACCGGAGGACTGGCcagtcagttaaaaaaaatagcagtACCTACTGAGTAGATAGTGTTAAAAGAGCGCTCTAGCTGGTTACTTAAACTCCCAGTATCCTTTGGAATTCACCCTCGAGCGACTCTTGAGAGATTTGCGCCAGAAGATATTGTAATCGttttcacctcagtgtcggtgaaagaGGGTGGTTATCACCTCCACTTCGGAGAATAATCGTTTATTATTAGAGGTAGAACATCTCAAACAGCCTAACCTGTCTTCAGTTGGTATTATTTCTCATACGCTGTCGTGGGGTAGCAAGAGACACACTTTCACAAAGAAGTGAATGATGAGGAAGGGTGCGCTTGACGCCCGCTCACCTctttaatatttcaatttaGAGAGGACACTGACAGTTTGACAGAATGCCCACATAACTTATGAACTTATGATAACCTTTTATCTTCAGAAATGAAATCAGCGTCATTTCGAAGAGGACAGCCATTCAGTCAAGTATCGATGCCTTGACATACAGTGCAACGCCACTGGCCACTCTGGTGTCAGTAATTACTATGGTGCTTACAGGCCAGACCATCACGCCCGCCAATGTTTTCATGCTGCTGTCGTTTAtgggtgttttaaaatttattggcATGTTGAATTTGACACCTGGTTTAATGGTAACGTATGACGCCTATGTTTCGCTCGGAAGAATCGAAGAATTTCTTCTTTTGGAAAATCTGTTGGAAGTCTTAGAGAGTGATGAAAGCAACGAGCCCCAACAAAAAGCGAAAAGTACCTCAAGTAACCAAAGTCccaattacttgaaaaaagaagaggaaaatatgCAGAAAGTTTCCCTCTCCCGTGAAGTAAAAGAATTAGGACCTACTATTCTACGTGTGTCAAATTTAAGCTACGCAAAAACGCATCGTGAAGATGAATTTATTCTTGAGGATATCAACTTCTTTGCACCCTCAAAGAGTTTAACGGTCATTACCGGCCCGGTTGGAAGTGGGAAGTCTACTCTTCTCTCAGCGATCGCTGGTGAAATCTCGAACGCCAGTGGCACGATTGATTATCAAGGTTCTGTCATTTACTTGCCTCAGACTGCTTGGGTGTTCTCGGgaacgataaaagaaaacattctatTTGGCCAACCCTACGAGGAGTCCAAGTACGAAAGAATAATTGACGTCTGCGCTCTGAAAGAAGACTTTCAGCGCTTACCTGATGGTGACCAAACAGTTGTTGGAGAACGCGGCGAGGTTCTGAGTGGAGGGCAACAGGCGAGAGTAAGTTTAGCTCGTGCAGTTTATGCTGACGGAGATATTTATCTATTGGATGATCCACTGAGTGCTGTCGATGTTAAAGTTGGCCAACACATCTTTAACAAATGCATCAAAGATCTGCTAGGCGATAAAATCGTTCTGTTTGCCTCTCATCAGCAACAGCACATGGAAAATGCTGATGAAGTGATTGTGTTGTACAAAGGGCGTGTCCTCGACAAGGGACGATTTGCTGAGCTGCACGACAAAGGTGTAATCAGTTCAACTGTTGACCCGCTCCATAAAGTGGCTCTGAAGGACAAAACGGGTTCATCTGAGCCGTTCTCGTGGGAAAATAAGGAGGAagaagataatgctgaaaattACCTGAAAATGCATTCTTTGCCCAATGAAGCGAAGAGTTTGGAGATAGCAAAGGAGGATCGTACAATCGGAGTTGTGACATCCAGGCTTTATTGGGACTATTTCAGAAGTGGAGCCCATCCTTTGATGATAACTGGAATGGTCGGTTTAAGTCTCATTACACAAGGTAAACTTATCGTTAGAGAGAGTTACAAAGCTTGGCTCAAGTCTTCAAAGGGAATATAGCAACCTTTTTTCTATATTTCGTTTTTTCCTACTTCGTGCAAATCATGTCACAATGGCTATGCTTTGAACAAACAATACACGTTCTTTTAAGATTATATGGTAGAGTTACGAGAAATTGTACAAATGTCTGACCATGTCCCCGATATCTCACTTGTTCGTACAAGCACGAGGCAAGTGCGAGTGAATGGTGAGTCACGCGCAAAAGGAAGAGCTGGTGTTTTTCTCCTCACGTTTGCCTTGAACTTGCCTCGACTCGCCtgaacaagatgaaaaaac from Pocillopora verrucosa isolate sample1 chromosome 2, ASM3666991v2, whole genome shotgun sequence includes the following:
- the LOC131776025 gene encoding ATP-binding cassette sub-family C member 4-like, with the translated sequence MAPKGGYRKIPGDEDNEVSFVSSLFYRWMNGVLKEGSQRPLDQNDFLPLSDENSGRFVTDKLQKSWESEKHHCKINGKRPKLWRSVFYMLSVKDVIIILTGNILFATSRLLFPLFLGYLVSKLMSTEAENTYRLYACALAMCLNGLIGNLSMHQQDYRCEILGIKIGSALRGLVYHKTLLLSKQTLLKFTAGRLFDLISNDVKRMEEETVKFFALAVFAVPAYAAAIFLIYNLIGWQAVTGVFFLCILMPYYAVLSYVNGKLRLRTATVSDQRISLMNQVVSGIRAVKTHAWEDEYERKIKHVRRNEISVISKRTAIQSSIDALTYSATPLATLVSVITMVLTGQTITPANVFMLLSFMGVLKFIGMLNLTPGLMVTYDAYVSLGRIEEFLLLENLLEVLESDESNEPQQKAKSTSSNQSPNYLKKEEENMQKVSLSREVKELGPTILRVSNLSYAKTHREDEFILEDINFFAPSKSLTVITGPVGSGKSTLLSAIAGEISNASGTIDYQGSVIYLPQTAWVFSGTIKENILFGQPYEESKYERIIDVCALKEDFQRLPDGDQTVVGERGEVLSGGQQARVSLARAVYADGDIYLLDDPLSAVDVKVGQHIFNKCIKDLLGDKIVLFASHQQQHMENADEVIVLYKGRVLDKGRFAELHDKGVISSTVDPLHKVALKDKTGSSEPFSWENKEEEDNAENYLKMHSLPNEAKSLEIAKEDRTIGVVTSRLYWDYFRSGAHPLMITGMVGLSLITQAIIAAPDLWLSFLAKLNQEDQKNKTYLSVLACLVGACFIFTIIRAYGFFHVCLKCAERLHDKMVVAILQAPVLFFHSNPVGRILNRFSNDIGCVDEMLPKTFLAAVQMLLMIFIQILITVATNVWLMFLIVPISMLVVFLSSYYLKTARDLKRLESISRSPVLAHFSESLIGLDTIRTRRRHTDFVDALYRYQDVHNQAYIMVMASGRWLGARLDCLASLLVGAVALAAILVTQDAAYAGLALVYVIQTLSSTQYAVRKTSEVENYMTSVERVMTYTKLDREPGYEEERKPPQDWPRRGSIVLRDVSLTYYPGGPKVLKNINLSIKGGAKIGVVGRTGAGKSSFVAALMRMPDADGEITIDDVPIKDIGLQQARRGISVLGQSPVLFSGSLRKNLDIFDKFQDAELWQALEDVQLKDFVETLEAKLDHKLLEHGANVSVGERQLVCLARVLLQRSKIVVLDEPTAHVDPDTEQTVWNVVRDKLKESTVITIAHRLNTIKDCEKILVLKDGKVKGFYKFDSIMNMN